One segment of Haloplanus natans DSM 17983 DNA contains the following:
- a CDS encoding AzlC family ABC transporter permease — MVTIRGHRTETPLGDRCGRLPVLPDDLLAGVRATLPLLLGLVPFGLVAGIAAVNAGLSPAQAVGLSTIVFAGAAQLAAIDLLGRDASLAVVVLTAVVINLRMMMYSASIAPYFESFRRRWAVVSSYLLTDMSYALAITEFRNDSETDRRWYYLGAAVAMYVVWQVATAVGALLGTGVPSEWEVGFAVPLVFLSLLVSDVSDRPRLVAAVVGGGVAVLGGAWPLNLGLVGGALAGVAAGAAVDNWGRDA; from the coding sequence ATGGTGACGATCCGCGGACATCGAACCGAAACGCCGTTGGGCGATCGCTGCGGACGGCTACCCGTGCTTCCCGACGACCTCCTCGCCGGTGTCCGGGCGACGCTGCCGCTCCTCCTCGGCCTGGTTCCGTTCGGCCTCGTCGCCGGCATCGCCGCGGTAAACGCCGGGCTCTCGCCCGCACAGGCCGTTGGCCTGTCGACCATCGTCTTCGCCGGCGCCGCACAGCTCGCCGCCATCGATCTGCTCGGTCGCGACGCCTCGCTCGCCGTCGTCGTCCTCACCGCCGTCGTCATCAATCTCCGGATGATGATGTACTCCGCATCCATCGCCCCCTACTTCGAGTCGTTCCGTCGTCGGTGGGCCGTGGTGTCTTCTTACCTGCTGACGGACATGTCCTACGCCCTCGCGATAACCGAGTTCCGGAACGACTCGGAGACCGACAGACGGTGGTACTACCTCGGTGCCGCGGTGGCCATGTACGTCGTCTGGCAGGTGGCGACTGCCGTCGGCGCCCTCCTCGGGACGGGTGTGCCGTCGGAGTGGGAGGTCGGTTTCGCCGTCCCGCTGGTCTTTCTCTCCCTTCTCGTCTCGGACGTGTCGGATCGGCCGCGATTGGTCGCCGCCGTCGTCGGCGGGGGAGTCGCCGTCCTTGGGGGTGCGTGGCCGCTGAACCTCGGCCTCGTCGGTGGGGCGCTCGCGGGCGTCGCTGCCGGTGCCGCCGTCGACAACTGGGGGCGTGACGCGTGA
- a CDS encoding response regulator — MDGSESGSIRVLHVDDDPQFSELTAAFLGRTDDRLRVEVASRADEALDRIDDRSPDCIVSDYNMPGMDGIEFLRAVRDRWPQRPFVLFTGKGSEDVASEAISAGVTDYLQKGSGTEQYELLANRITNAVDARRDARRAARQDELMRLTEFAGDTGGWQLDPASDALLLTDGTRRLLDHPEADEFSLDDALDFYHPDDRDDVRAALDRALDSGTETRGTWRVRTAEGHERLVDVTIIPVSDDGDEVSLLRGSVHDITERREREQRFRAFVERSTDVISVVDADGRFTYQSPSLERVLGYDPEETLGDLAFEYMHPDDRTAIAEQFERLVAETDATPVLEYRARHADGSWRWIEARGNNQLSNPAVQGYVVNSRDITDRKEREEELGRIGARYRALVENVPAVFLLFDETLRYRVAGGTDLADLHHTPSEIEGSTSHDLFPAAVADEVTAAYRAALDGIPQTFERTHGGRQYRVRTVPVRDDDGAVVSGLDISRRVSK; from the coding sequence ATGGACGGCTCCGAGTCGGGCAGTATTCGCGTGCTTCACGTCGACGACGACCCCCAGTTCTCGGAGTTGACCGCCGCGTTTCTCGGGCGGACGGACGACCGACTGCGCGTCGAGGTGGCGTCGCGCGCCGACGAGGCGCTGGATCGGATCGACGACCGCTCGCCGGACTGCATCGTCTCCGACTACAACATGCCCGGGATGGACGGCATCGAGTTTCTGCGTGCCGTCCGCGACCGATGGCCACAGCGGCCGTTCGTCCTCTTTACCGGCAAAGGAAGCGAGGACGTAGCGAGCGAGGCCATCTCCGCCGGCGTCACCGACTACCTCCAGAAAGGGTCGGGAACGGAGCAGTACGAACTGCTGGCAAACCGGATTACCAACGCCGTCGACGCTCGGCGCGACGCCCGCCGGGCCGCCAGACAGGACGAACTGATGCGGCTCACCGAGTTCGCGGGCGACACCGGCGGCTGGCAACTAGATCCGGCGAGCGACGCCCTCCTGCTCACGGACGGGACACGACGGCTTCTCGACCATCCCGAAGCGGACGAGTTCTCGCTGGACGACGCGCTCGATTTCTACCACCCCGACGACCGGGACGACGTTCGGGCGGCGCTCGACCGGGCCCTCGACTCGGGGACGGAGACCCGAGGGACGTGGCGGGTCCGAACCGCCGAGGGACACGAACGCCTCGTCGACGTAACCATCATCCCCGTCTCGGACGACGGCGACGAGGTGTCACTGCTCCGTGGCTCGGTGCATGACATCACGGAGCGCCGCGAACGCGAGCAACGGTTCCGGGCGTTCGTCGAGCGATCCACCGACGTCATCTCCGTCGTCGATGCGGACGGTCGATTCACGTACCAGAGCCCGTCGCTCGAACGCGTTCTGGGGTACGATCCCGAGGAGACGCTCGGCGACCTGGCGTTCGAGTACATGCATCCGGACGACCGTACGGCCATCGCCGAGCAGTTCGAGCGGTTGGTCGCCGAGACGGACGCTACGCCGGTGCTGGAGTACCGCGCCCGCCACGCCGACGGGTCGTGGCGCTGGATCGAAGCCCGCGGCAACAACCAACTGTCGAACCCCGCCGTCCAGGGCTACGTCGTCAACAGCCGCGACATCACCGACCGAAAGGAGCGCGAGGAAGAACTCGGGCGGATCGGGGCCAGATACCGGGCCCTCGTCGAGAACGTGCCCGCCGTCTTCCTCCTGTTCGACGAGACGCTTCGATACCGGGTCGCCGGCGGCACCGACCTCGCCGACCTCCATCACACACCGTCGGAGATTGAGGGTTCGACGTCCCACGACCTGTTTCCGGCGGCGGTCGCGGACGAGGTCACGGCCGCCTACCGCGCGGCGCTCGACGGTATCCCGCAAACGTTCGAACGAACACACGGCGGCCGGCAGTATCGCGTTCGGACGGTTCCGGTCCGCGACGACGACGGCGCCGTCGTCTCGGGGCTCGACATCTCACGGCGCGTCTCCAAGTGA
- a CDS encoding S49 family peptidase, protein MSNSPDGSGLTRVQSYALVVAAAVLLSAVLAPVAYDRATAPDGTVAVISVEGFISSNSVTSVQEDLREARENESIDAVVLNVDSPGGSAAASEQLYLSVQRTAQVMPVVASVKSTGASGAYYAMLPARDIYVTPASIVGSVGVRGAAPGPSLPGEIKSGPDKASATADQRRAQIETLKNAFVGTVMKHRGDELSLSRTEVAHAKVYTGARAVENGMADRIGSTPEAIERAASAAGLEDYDVVRKEPPRLGGLFLLSTEDGGAVVVEESPAGYDAVDTPTFLMVYGDVQTQDEVIGNVSA, encoded by the coding sequence ATGTCGAACAGCCCCGACGGCTCGGGACTGACGCGGGTACAGTCGTACGCCCTCGTCGTCGCCGCGGCCGTCCTGTTGAGTGCGGTCCTCGCCCCGGTCGCCTACGACCGGGCGACGGCTCCGGACGGCACCGTCGCCGTCATCTCCGTCGAGGGATTCATCTCCTCCAACTCCGTCACGTCGGTGCAGGAGGACCTCCGTGAGGCCCGCGAGAACGAATCGATCGACGCGGTCGTCCTGAACGTCGACAGCCCCGGCGGGTCGGCGGCCGCGAGCGAACAGCTCTACCTCTCCGTCCAGCGCACCGCGCAGGTGATGCCCGTGGTCGCGAGCGTCAAATCCACGGGCGCGTCCGGCGCGTACTACGCGATGCTCCCCGCGCGTGACATCTACGTCACCCCGGCATCCATCGTCGGGAGCGTCGGCGTCCGCGGTGCTGCGCCCGGCCCCTCGCTCCCCGGCGAGATCAAGAGCGGCCCGGATAAGGCCAGCGCGACGGCCGACCAGCGCCGCGCACAGATCGAGACGCTCAAAAACGCGTTCGTCGGCACCGTCATGAAACACCGGGGCGACGAACTCTCGCTCTCGCGCACCGAAGTCGCGCACGCGAAAGTGTACACCGGCGCCCGTGCCGTCGAAAACGGCATGGCCGACCGGATCGGTTCGACGCCCGAAGCCATCGAACGCGCCGCCTCCGCGGCCGGCCTCGAGGACTACGACGTCGTCCGCAAGGAACCGCCCCGGCTCGGCGGACTCTTCCTCCTCAGCACCGAGGACGGCGGCGCAGTCGTCGTTGAGGAGAGCCCCGCCGGCTACGACGCCGTCGACACCCCGACGTTCCTGATGGTGTACGGCGACGTGCAGACCCAAGACGAGGTGATCGGCAATGTCAGCGCCTAA
- a CDS encoding DUF4350 domain-containing protein, translated as MSAPNSRLAVVFVVIVAAIVGGAAVAPYALGSSDDSADPPAVENQQFQPGTILPDETPEKGKITMESDASGKTVLVDVGHQNGVTERELEPLVSTLVENGHQVRFYRGQRASLNESLRSADAFIVASPRQRFTNDELAGVEAFTDAGGRVLVMGDPASIRISGGILFGLGGLQPTGPRTTALGSTYGVTYGSGYLYNMETNDNNYKSIFAESASSGGLAAGVDRVVMREAAPIRTADATRVLVGTDGTHLSKTRDSGQYAVLARSGNVSAVGDTDFVSRENAYDADNEVLIGNLADFLVDGEKEPGAPTPPGADRPQRPPTGGSGGVPTQPPRPTPVPA; from the coding sequence ATGTCAGCGCCTAACTCCAGACTCGCAGTCGTCTTCGTCGTCATCGTCGCAGCCATCGTCGGCGGCGCGGCCGTCGCCCCGTACGCCCTCGGTTCGAGCGACGACAGCGCCGACCCCCCCGCGGTCGAGAACCAGCAGTTCCAGCCCGGGACGATCCTCCCCGACGAGACGCCCGAAAAGGGCAAGATTACGATGGAGAGCGACGCGTCCGGCAAGACGGTCCTCGTCGACGTGGGCCACCAGAACGGCGTCACGGAGAGGGAGCTCGAACCCCTGGTGTCGACGCTCGTCGAGAACGGCCACCAGGTCCGGTTCTATCGCGGCCAGCGGGCGAGTCTCAACGAGTCGCTCCGCTCGGCCGACGCCTTCATCGTCGCCAGCCCCCGACAGCGCTTCACGAACGACGAACTCGCCGGCGTCGAGGCCTTCACCGACGCCGGCGGGCGGGTGCTCGTGATGGGTGACCCGGCGTCGATCCGGATCTCCGGTGGCATCCTGTTCGGCCTCGGCGGCCTCCAGCCCACCGGCCCACGGACGACGGCGCTCGGCTCGACCTACGGCGTCACCTACGGCTCGGGCTATCTCTACAACATGGAGACGAACGACAACAACTACAAGAGCATCTTCGCCGAATCGGCGTCGAGCGGCGGTCTCGCGGCCGGCGTCGACCGCGTCGTGATGCGTGAAGCCGCGCCCATCCGGACGGCCGACGCGACGCGCGTCCTCGTCGGTACGGACGGCACGCACCTATCGAAGACCCGTGACTCCGGCCAGTACGCCGTCCTCGCCCGCAGCGGCAACGTCTCCGCCGTCGGTGATACGGACTTCGTCAGCCGCGAAAACGCCTACGACGCCGACAACGAGGTACTGATCGGTAACCTCGCCGACTTCCTCGTCGACGGCGAGAAGGAACCGGGCGCGCCGACGCCGCCCGGCGCGGACCGGCCCCAGCGACCCCCGACCGGCGGGAGTGGCGGGGTGCCCACCCAGCCACCGAGGCCGACGCCGGTGCCCGCCTGA
- a CDS encoding ABC transporter ATP-binding protein yields MVAAIETDDLRKEYGDVTALDGVSLTVPEGSFFGLLGPNGAGKTTFINVLVGLVRKSGGTARVFGHDVEADYCAARDCIGLAPQEFNVDRFFPIREVLEHKAGYHGIPASEARERADEVLKQVGIYEKRDTRFDWLSGGMKRRFLIARALVTDPDLLILDEPTAGVDVQLRHDLWDLITDLNANGTTILLTTHYIEEAERLCDEVAILDSGRVATVSTPDDLMDRGTDHITVTFREPIRSTPDIAAGNGQVEAVEVQDGRLVVSASRGGLVAPELVRELDDAGYEIVDLDVSRTSLEEVFVEMTRTGSAVADGGQS; encoded by the coding sequence ATGGTAGCCGCGATAGAGACCGACGACCTCAGGAAGGAGTACGGCGACGTGACGGCGCTGGACGGCGTCTCGCTGACCGTGCCCGAAGGGAGCTTCTTCGGGCTGCTCGGCCCGAACGGCGCCGGCAAGACGACGTTCATCAACGTCCTCGTCGGCCTCGTCCGCAAGAGCGGGGGGACGGCCCGGGTGTTCGGCCACGACGTGGAAGCGGACTACTGCGCCGCGCGGGACTGCATCGGTCTCGCGCCCCAGGAGTTCAACGTCGACCGATTCTTTCCGATTCGCGAGGTGCTCGAACACAAGGCGGGCTATCACGGTATCCCCGCGAGCGAGGCACGGGAGCGGGCCGACGAGGTGCTCAAACAGGTCGGTATCTACGAGAAACGCGACACGCGCTTCGACTGGCTCTCCGGCGGTATGAAGCGCCGCTTCCTCATCGCGCGGGCGCTGGTCACCGATCCGGACCTGCTCATCCTCGACGAGCCGACCGCCGGCGTCGATGTCCAGCTCCGGCACGACCTCTGGGACCTCATCACCGACCTCAACGCGAACGGGACGACGATCCTCCTCACGACCCACTATATCGAGGAGGCCGAACGGCTCTGCGACGAGGTGGCGATTCTCGATTCGGGCCGCGTCGCCACGGTGAGCACACCCGACGACCTCATGGATCGTGGAACCGACCACATCACCGTCACCTTTCGCGAGCCGATCCGGTCGACACCGGATATCGCGGCCGGCAACGGACAGGTCGAGGCAGTCGAGGTGCAGGACGGCCGCCTCGTCGTCTCCGCGTCGCGGGGTGGCCTCGTCGCCCCCGAACTGGTGCGCGAACTCGACGACGCGGGCTACGAAATCGTCGACCTCGACGTGTCGCGCACGTCGCTCGAAGAGGTGTTCGTCGAGATGACCCGCACCGGCTCCGCGGTGGCCGACGGGGGGCAGTCGTGA
- a CDS encoding ABC transporter permease: MSLRRYVLRRTLLTLPILLGVSALTFGLVKLLPGTPVDYVLQFQEATPELRASLRAQYHLDEPIWRQYLLWLSDVLRLDFGERVISDRSVSAAIAERLPETLALGSIAFLIALLVGIPTGVVAAVRRGTFLDEGSRVVALAGIATPNFWLGLLLILVFGVHLNVVPVIPPVAPLFAPESLAFLVLPAITLGTASAALFTRLTRSAVTEQLRKEYVRAARAKGLPERTVIVKHVLRNSLISVVTVAAVQVAFLVDGAVVVERVFSWPGLGRLLVRAILQRDFPVVQAVVLLVATAVVVANLLADIVYAWLDPRITY, from the coding sequence GTGTCACTCCGTCGCTACGTCCTCCGGCGGACGCTACTCACCCTCCCGATCCTCCTCGGCGTCTCGGCGCTCACCTTCGGCCTCGTGAAGCTCCTGCCGGGGACACCGGTCGACTACGTCCTCCAGTTCCAGGAGGCGACGCCCGAGCTCCGGGCGTCGCTTCGCGCCCAGTACCACCTCGACGAACCGATCTGGAGACAGTACCTCCTGTGGCTGTCGGACGTGCTTCGCCTCGATTTCGGGGAGCGGGTGATCTCCGACCGGAGCGTGAGCGCCGCCATCGCCGAACGCCTGCCCGAGACGCTCGCCCTCGGGAGTATCGCCTTCCTCATCGCCCTGCTCGTCGGGATTCCGACAGGCGTCGTCGCCGCCGTCCGCCGTGGGACGTTCCTCGACGAGGGGAGCCGCGTCGTCGCCCTCGCTGGCATCGCCACGCCGAACTTCTGGCTCGGCCTCCTGCTCATCCTCGTTTTCGGCGTCCACCTCAACGTCGTTCCCGTCATCCCGCCGGTCGCCCCGCTGTTTGCCCCCGAATCGCTCGCCTTCCTCGTGCTCCCCGCGATCACCCTTGGCACCGCCTCGGCCGCCCTCTTCACCCGGCTCACCCGCTCGGCGGTCACCGAACAGCTTCGCAAGGAGTACGTCCGCGCCGCCCGCGCGAAGGGGTTGCCCGAACGGACCGTGATCGTCAAACACGTCCTCCGGAACTCGCTCATCTCCGTCGTCACCGTCGCCGCCGTCCAGGTCGCCTTTCTCGTCGACGGCGCCGTCGTCGTCGAGCGGGTGTTCTCCTGGCCTGGCCTCGGCCGCCTCCTCGTCCGTGCGATCCTCCAGCGCGACTTCCCCGTCGTGCAGGCGGTGGTGTTGCTCGTCGCTACGGCAGTCGTCGTCGCCAACCTGCTCGCGGACATCGTGTACGCGTGGCTCGACCCCCGCATCACCTACTAA
- the aceA gene encoding isocitrate lyase yields the protein MTPEDLDTDTVTRDIDNPAAEQFREQLADQQFVFAPGLYHALDARLAEMTGHDAVYMSGYSTVLGQFGFPDLEMVTMTEMVENAKRIAEATTLPVIADCDTGYGGIHNVRRAVREYEKAGVAAVHIEDQTTPKRCGHIAGKQIVSREDAKARFSAAVDAKQCDDTVIIARTDAYGSANGDWEEHLERGRIYADAGVDLVWPEMPDPSREDAINYAETIHETHPDLDLAFNYSSSFAWSEEEDPLTFAELGDLGYKYIFITLFGLHSGAHAVYEDFKRLAEDDEKAQFDLEDRYLGHPTESHHELSFVGKYQDIEAQFDPEAKRRMESSAGFSEDESDPISSSEETETAPTNDDD from the coding sequence ATGACGCCCGAAGACCTCGACACCGACACGGTCACCAGAGACATCGACAACCCCGCAGCCGAACAGTTCCGCGAGCAACTGGCCGACCAGCAGTTCGTGTTCGCGCCCGGCCTCTACCACGCCCTCGACGCCCGGCTGGCGGAGATGACGGGTCACGACGCCGTCTACATGAGCGGCTACTCGACCGTCCTCGGCCAGTTCGGCTTCCCCGACCTGGAGATGGTGACGATGACCGAGATGGTCGAGAACGCAAAGCGCATCGCGGAGGCCACCACGCTCCCGGTGATCGCCGACTGCGACACCGGCTACGGTGGCATCCACAACGTCCGCCGGGCGGTCCGCGAGTACGAGAAGGCCGGCGTCGCCGCGGTCCACATCGAGGACCAGACGACGCCCAAACGCTGTGGCCACATCGCGGGCAAACAGATCGTCTCCCGCGAGGACGCGAAGGCGCGGTTCAGCGCCGCCGTCGACGCCAAGCAGTGCGACGACACCGTGATCATCGCCCGCACCGACGCTTACGGCTCCGCCAACGGCGACTGGGAGGAACACCTCGAACGCGGGCGCATCTACGCCGACGCCGGCGTCGACCTCGTCTGGCCCGAGATGCCCGACCCCTCCCGCGAGGACGCGATCAACTACGCCGAGACAATCCACGAGACCCACCCGGATCTCGACCTCGCCTTCAACTACTCCTCCTCCTTTGCGTGGTCCGAGGAGGAGGACCCGCTGACGTTCGCCGAACTCGGCGACCTCGGCTACAAGTACATCTTCATCACCCTCTTCGGCCTCCACTCGGGCGCCCACGCCGTCTACGAGGACTTCAAGCGCCTGGCCGAAGACGACGAGAAAGCACAGTTCGACCTCGAGGATCGCTACCTGGGACACCCGACGGAGAGCCACCACGAACTCTCCTTCGTGGGCAAGTACCAGGACATCGAGGCGCAGTTCGACCCCGAGGCGAAGCGACGGATGGAGTCCTCCGCGGGCTTCAGCGAAGACGAGAGCGACCCCATCTCCTCCTCGGAGGAGACCGAGACGGCGCCGACGAACGACGACGACTGA
- a CDS encoding ABC transporter permease yields the protein MSRSTVQLKTLVRREILRFVRRPYNTFLPPIITNTLYFAVFGVILGSRIGSIAGVSYIQFVLPGLVVLGAISDAFENASFSIFHGRWNNYIDAVVVTPMSNFNMVASYVLASATRGVLTALLIVGVGLVFTAVPLSHPLYLVAFILVITTLFGSLGIVGGLWADDFDYLTVMNQFILRPLVFFGAVFYSLDILPPLWRSVSLLNPMVYMVNGVRYGMIGVSEIDPNTSLAVLSAATAVVLLVDYLLFKRGYGLTE from the coding sequence GTGAGCCGGAGCACGGTCCAACTGAAGACGCTGGTGCGGCGGGAGATCCTCCGATTCGTCCGGCGTCCGTACAACACGTTCCTGCCGCCGATCATCACGAACACGCTCTACTTTGCCGTCTTCGGCGTCATCCTGGGGAGTCGGATCGGCTCCATCGCCGGCGTGAGCTACATCCAGTTCGTCCTGCCCGGCCTCGTCGTCCTCGGCGCTATCTCCGACGCCTTCGAGAACGCCTCCTTTTCGATCTTCCACGGTCGGTGGAACAACTACATCGACGCCGTCGTCGTCACGCCCATGTCGAATTTCAACATGGTCGCGTCGTACGTCCTCGCGAGCGCGACACGCGGCGTGCTCACGGCCCTGCTCATCGTGGGCGTCGGCCTGGTGTTCACCGCCGTCCCGCTCTCGCATCCCCTCTATCTCGTCGCTTTCATCCTCGTCATCACGACCCTCTTCGGGAGCCTCGGCATCGTCGGCGGCCTGTGGGCCGACGACTTCGATTACCTCACCGTGATGAACCAGTTCATCCTCCGTCCGCTGGTGTTTTTCGGCGCGGTGTTTTACTCGCTCGACATCCTGCCGCCGCTGTGGCGGAGCGTCTCCCTCCTGAACCCGATGGTGTACATGGTCAACGGCGTCCGCTACGGGATGATCGGCGTCTCCGAAATCGACCCGAACACGTCGCTTGCCGTGCTGTCCGCGGCGACTGCTGTCGTGCTTTTGGTCGACTATCTGCTGTTCAAGCGTGGCTACGGCCTCACCGAGTGA
- a CDS encoding AzlD domain-containing protein — MTTTYGPLAIWAVVLVVGAATFAIRYSFVYLFGRIDGVPPRVEAALRFVPAAVLAALVAPAMIDPGPTLVATVLDDRFVAGALAAVVAWYTDNMFATIVVGLGALWAAGTVV; from the coding sequence GTGACGACGACGTACGGCCCGCTCGCCATCTGGGCGGTCGTTCTCGTCGTCGGCGCCGCCACCTTCGCCATCCGGTACTCCTTCGTCTACCTGTTCGGCCGGATCGACGGGGTGCCACCGCGGGTCGAAGCGGCGCTTCGGTTCGTCCCCGCGGCGGTGCTGGCGGCGCTCGTCGCGCCCGCGATGATCGATCCGGGGCCGACGCTCGTGGCGACGGTACTCGACGACCGCTTCGTCGCCGGTGCGCTCGCGGCCGTCGTGGCGTGGTACACCGACAACATGTTCGCTACGATCGTCGTCGGGTTGGGTGCGCTGTGGGCGGCGGGCACGGTGGTATAA
- a CDS encoding ABC transporter substrate-binding protein produces the protein MPSLPTSRRRLLRWVGAASAAGVAGCAGGSDAVSELVATLGADVSTYDPTLANDTTSQKAFGLVYEPLVSVDFEGSVRPTLATALDRRDDLTWRLSLREGVTFHDGSDFTAADVQATFERYEGTPRESDVYLWYDDSTIRDDYTLDVTLSEPYAPFRLTLGGIPIVPEAAANGGLDLSTGPVGTGPYAFDTHEPDRLYRLVRADDHWYEGGELGDLSGNGTVDAGEVPADPPIETVTFRIIVEQSSQLAALQGGDIDLANNPPADAVSDLRDDDTITVTDHLAGGFDMLVFPLATPPFSNRDVREGIARSIPREEIIESVYGGIGQPAYAPVSPLLDDYTSESFLAEMAEEYMGHDPERARELFETGFATLDIEPPYETAIVTNQTADRVRWAQLVRDELNATDFFDVSIEQFEWNTYIERVLSGDSHQSEEMMALGWSGGWDPDTYLRNLFYSGQATPSCCNAAHYANDEVDRLLDEALTTYDTAERRDHYEQAQRRIVADAPVAFVRFGTRIEAFRSDAVEGFRTYPLDSGEFTSIYAPWAGAYTASGGG, from the coding sequence ATGCCATCGCTCCCCACATCTCGCCGCCGACTGCTGCGATGGGTGGGGGCGGCGAGCGCCGCCGGGGTCGCCGGCTGTGCCGGCGGCTCGGACGCCGTCTCGGAACTCGTCGCGACGCTCGGCGCCGACGTGAGCACGTACGATCCGACGCTGGCGAACGACACCACGTCACAGAAAGCGTTCGGCCTCGTCTACGAACCTCTCGTCTCCGTCGACTTCGAGGGGTCCGTCCGTCCGACCCTCGCGACCGCCCTCGACCGGCGGGACGACCTCACTTGGCGTCTCTCCCTCCGCGAGGGTGTTACCTTCCACGACGGCAGCGACTTCACCGCCGCCGACGTGCAGGCGACGTTCGAGCGCTACGAGGGCACGCCCCGCGAGTCCGACGTGTACCTCTGGTACGACGACTCGACGATCCGCGACGACTACACGCTCGACGTGACGCTCTCGGAGCCGTACGCCCCGTTTCGACTCACCCTCGGCGGCATCCCCATCGTCCCCGAGGCGGCGGCGAACGGTGGGCTCGACCTCTCTACCGGCCCCGTCGGGACCGGCCCTTACGCCTTCGACACCCACGAACCCGACCGGCTCTACCGGCTCGTCCGCGCGGACGACCACTGGTACGAGGGCGGGGAGCTTGGCGACCTCTCGGGGAACGGCACCGTCGACGCCGGCGAGGTGCCCGCCGACCCACCCATCGAGACGGTCACGTTCCGCATCATCGTCGAACAGTCCTCGCAGCTGGCGGCTCTGCAGGGTGGCGACATCGACCTCGCCAACAACCCACCGGCCGACGCCGTGTCCGACCTCCGCGACGACGACACCATCACGGTCACCGACCACCTCGCCGGCGGCTTCGATATGCTCGTCTTCCCGCTCGCCACGCCCCCCTTCTCGAACCGCGACGTTCGCGAGGGCATCGCACGGTCGATCCCCCGGGAGGAGATCATCGAATCGGTGTACGGCGGCATCGGCCAGCCCGCCTACGCCCCCGTCTCCCCGCTGCTCGACGACTACACCTCGGAATCGTTTCTGGCCGAGATGGCCGAGGAGTACATGGGCCACGACCCCGAACGCGCCCGCGAACTGTTCGAGACTGGCTTCGCGACCCTCGACATCGAACCGCCGTACGAGACAGCTATCGTCACCAACCAGACGGCCGACCGGGTGCGCTGGGCACAGCTCGTCCGCGACGAGTTGAACGCCACCGACTTCTTCGACGTATCGATCGAGCAGTTCGAGTGGAACACCTACATCGAACGCGTGCTCTCGGGTGACTCCCACCAATCCGAGGAGATGATGGCGCTCGGCTGGTCCGGCGGCTGGGACCCCGACACCTACCTCCGCAACCTCTTTTACAGCGGGCAGGCGACTCCATCCTGCTGTAACGCCGCCCACTACGCGAACGACGAGGTGGATCGGCTGCTCGACGAGGCGCTCACCACCTACGACACCGCCGAGCGCCGCGACCACTACGAGCAGGCTCAGCGCCGCATCGTCGCCGACGCCCCCGTCGCGTTCGTCCGCTTCGGGACGCGCATCGAGGCGTTCCGATCCGACGCCGTCGAGGGCTTTCGAACCTACCCGCTCGACTCCGGCGAGTTCACCTCGATCTACGCCCCGTGGGCGGGTGCGTACACCGCGTCCGGAGGCGGGTAA